CTTGGACCGAAGGGTCTTGGGAGAGTAGGACGTTGCCAGGCAGAAGTAAGACCACCGAATAGGTGGTCTTTTTTAATGTATAGGCGGATCGAGACAAAAGGTCGATCGTGGCAAGACATGGAACGGGGCGACGATTGTGAGGCCTGATTCTGGAGCAGAGTCCCACATGAACAAAGCGAATTAGGGAGCTTAGGATGAATGTGGTACTTAGACTAAAGTATTGACACGAATCGTTAAAAATCTTGATTGATTTCTAAAATAAAGATATACTTACAAATGTTCAGGAAATTCTATATGGTTAGTGATTCTAGTCGTAATATAGAGAAGGTGTTTTTTTTTGTCTAAAAAAATATCACGCATTTTTGCGGCGGCGATTGATGTGTTTTCTAAATTTGGATTTGAAAAGGCTAAAATGGATCTCATTGCAGAAAAAGCTAAAGTTGCAAAGGGCACAATTTATTATCATTTCAAAAGTAAAGAGGAAATTTTCTTTTCCTTAATTGAAGAAGGAATAAACCAGTTAATTCAGTTATTAAACGAAGGAACTAAACCATTATCTTCGGGAAAAGAAAAATTAGAAAAGGCGATTGAGATTCAAGTGAACTATATCTTTGATTATAAAGATTTTACAAAAATTCTTTTAAGTGAAGTTTGGGGTTCAGAAGAAAGACAAATTCGCTTTCGAGAATTGTTACAAAAATTACTCAAATTGCTCCAAAATTACATCGAACAGGGAATTCAAGAAGGAGATTATCGACAAAGAGATTTAGAATTAACCGCATCCTCGATCTTTGGGATCATTAGTGTAACCAGTTTGCATACGTTACTTGGCCAATTAAATTATACACCGGAACAAATTACGGAACATGTACAATCGATGATTGAAGAAAGTTTAAAAAAGTAAATTGGTTAAGAACATTGGATTTATCATTCAATGTTCTTTTTTTATTGAAAATATTTTTGTATTGACACGATCATTTAGCGGGAGTAGAATGTTTTTTGTACTGACCAGTCAGTTTATAAAAAGGAGGGGAAAAGAATGAATGGACTTCAATGTGCTCGAAACGAGCTAAAACGGTTATGGTCAAGTCGATTCACAAGAATTGCTTTAATCGCTGTAGCATTAATGCCATTATTATATAGTTCATTATATCTATGGGCTTTTTGGGACCCTTATAAGAACCTTAATCAATTGCCTGTCGCCGTTGTGAATAATGATAAGGGAACGACATATGACGGAAAGAAATTAGAGGTAGGGAAGGAGCTTGTAGATACTCTAAAAGATGACAAAGAATTAGATTGGCATTTTGTTTCTGATGATGAAGCACGAAAAGGATTAAAGGATCAGAAATATTATATCGTGATCCGTATTCCAGAAAACTTTTCAGAACAAGCAGCTAGTGTCAAGAACCAATCTCCAGTGAAGCCGGTCATTGAATATATACCAAAAGAAAGTCGCAATATGTTGGCCGCTCAATTAGGTGAAAGGGTAATTGAACAGCTAAAAACAAAATTATCAGAGAAGTTAACGAAAGAGTATTTAGATACAATGACTTCATCTTTAGAGGATGTCCAATTAGGCTTTAATAAAGCAGCCGATGCGGCTAAACAATTGAGTGACG
This window of the Tepidibacillus fermentans genome carries:
- a CDS encoding TetR/AcrR family transcriptional regulator codes for the protein MSKKISRIFAAAIDVFSKFGFEKAKMDLIAEKAKVAKGTIYYHFKSKEEIFFSLIEEGINQLIQLLNEGTKPLSSGKEKLEKAIEIQVNYIFDYKDFTKILLSEVWGSEERQIRFRELLQKLLKLLQNYIEQGIQEGDYRQRDLELTASSIFGIISVTSLHTLLGQLNYTPEQITEHVQSMIEESLKK